One Alnus glutinosa chromosome 13, dhAlnGlut1.1, whole genome shotgun sequence genomic window, ACCTCCTGAAATATGATTATCAGAGATATCAAAAACTTTCAAACTTTCCATTTGACACATTTTTCGGAGTAGGGGACCTTCAAAGTGATTTCCACTTAAAAGAATTGCCGCCAAGGAAGAATGATCATACAACCACTTTGGAATATTACCAGACAAGTTATTTTTTCGAATATCTAGGATTTCCAGAGAGGGACTGTTTGATATCGCGGGTGAGATCATTCCTTGAAATTGATTGCCGCTGAGTTGTAAGAACTTTAAACTTGTCATGTTGGAGTCCTTTGGGAGCATTTCTCCTTTCAATGTATTGTTTGATAGATTAAGATATACCAGTGGGGTGCCATTTCTAGTCAAACTTTGCGGTATTGTCCCTGAGAGCATGTTATTAGAAAGGTCTAATGCTTCAAAAGAAAGATTACCAAAAGACCAAGGAATGATGCCCTCTAATGCATTTGAGGAAATGTCAACATGAAGTAATTTTGGAAGAAGATGTCCAATATTTTCGGGAAGAGAACCTTTGACATCATTATATGACATGTCGAAGAATTTAAGTGATGAAGTTCGATTAGCACTGCAACTGAGAAAAAGAGAACCATCAATTTTGTTACTTCCCAAGGATAAAACTCTGATACTCGAGTTGAATAGCAACTCACAAGGTATGCTTCCCTCTATTAAGTTGTGAGACAAGTCTAGCCAATACAATAAAACTTGGGTGGTGATGAAACTTGGGATAACGTGACCATTCTTCTTGTTGAGGCTGCAATTCGCCAAGTTCAGATAATTTAGTTGAAAGGTTGGAACCCATGAGGGAGATTCGGTTTCAATTTCCAAATTGTAGTTGCTTGAAAGATCAAGGTACATGAGACTTGAAGCATTGGCAaaagtagaaaatgataaaaccccATCTAATTGATTGGCCGAAACATCAAAAAACTTAATCTTGCTTTGTTTGGAGAATATTGATGGAGGTAGATTACCATGAAAGTGATTACCCGAAAGATTAAGGTATTGGAGATTTGAAGTATTGGCAaaagtagaaaatgataaaaccccATCTAATTGATTGGCCGAAACATCAAACATCTGAATCTTGCTTTGTTTGGAGAGTATTGATGGAGGTAGATTACCATAAAGACGATTATTTGATAGAATAAGTTCTTGAAGGCTTCCAATCATCCCAAGACAAGAGGGAATAACGCCTTCCAATCTATTATTCTGAAGATCCAAATAAAATAGACGATTTAATCGCTTCAGTTCGCAAAAAGCTGCATCAAAGTGATTGAGTGTGAAAAATGAGTTCCAAAGTAGTAATATGTATATGCTTAGAAGG contains:
- the LOC133854994 gene encoding receptor-like protein 56, whose product is METCFAKNVIFVWVVAIALSPLACGKGCTKEQTIALLEITNSTNGSAFAGWDGRDCCEASGILCGGIAGGVRAINLVGEYASSRSTWYPNVTLFTLFDELEDLSLYDMQIGGGLQAFCELKRLNRLFYLDLQNNRLEGVIPSCLGMISNLQYLNLSGNHFHGNLPPSIFSKQSKIKFFDVSANQLDGVLSFSTFANASSLMYLDLSSNYNLEIETESPSWVPTFQLNYLNLANCSLNKKNGHVIPSFITTQVLLYWLDLSHNLIEGSIPCELLFNSSIRVLSLGSNKIDGSLFLSCSANRTSSLKFFDMSYNDVKGSLPENIGHLLPKLLHVDISSNALEGIIPWSFGNLSFEALDLSNNMLSGTIPQSLTRNGTPLVYLNLSNNTLKGEMLPKDSNMTSLKFLQLSGNQFQGMISPAISNSPSLEILDIRKNNLSGNIPKWLYDHSSLAAILLSGNHFEGPLLRKMCQMESLKVFDISDNHISGGIPSCLDNITFWKKSSPSFNYFRKKGRLYYLKHPIEKDLKLEIITSLQIKHEEYTFKGIPFSLMTLIDLSSNQLTGSIPSEMGELPQLRSLNLSNNFLTGPIPNSFKNLKNVESLDLSHNKLSGGIPYEFVGMTSLSVFTVAYNNLSGRVPFEKQFSTFGTQCYDGNPDLCGEPLKRNCSTTNQLEPGHEDEKEDTRIIDSPLFFYAFVVVSYAFGFWVFFGILIINKNWRHIYFRAVDRIIESCFEMLFKYW